One window from the genome of Magnolia sinica isolate HGM2019 chromosome 4, MsV1, whole genome shotgun sequence encodes:
- the LOC131242660 gene encoding protein ARV 1-like isoform X2 — MEKRCVHCGNPVKTLLLQYSPGNIRLMKCGILWKSIFGYLFLDACRHLISNNSKEEFASSTSSLSSIPACGKMLMEILLGNFAFFGFLVFATRFLMKSSQVIWNKDVLLAILVSSYFKIFLIAMMVWEFPSSVLFIIDVFVLSSNAVALTVLTQVRMTGCIGACIGAHAAKLAANRVLEVLPSGYLRCFSILDW; from the exons aTGGAGAAACGGTGCGTGCATTGCGGGAATCCGGTGAAGACGCTACTGCTGCAATATTCCCCTGGAAACATCCGATTGATGAAATGC GGTATATTGTGGAAGTCAATTTTCGGTTATCTATTTTTAGATGCAT GCAGGCATCTGATTTCAAACAATAGTAAAGAAGAATTTGCTTCATCCACAAGTTCTTTGTCATCAATTCCAGCATGTGGAAAG ATGTTGATGGAGATTTTATTAGGGAATTTtgcattttttggatttttagtTTTTGCGACCAGATTTCTGATGAAGTCATCTCAAGTCATTTG GAACAAAGATGTTCTTCTGGCTATCCTTGTTTCAAGCTACTTCAAGATTTTTCTCATAGCCATGATG GTTTGGGAATTTCCATCTTCCGTGCTTTTCATAATTGATGTCTTTGTTCTTTCGTCCAATGCAGTGGCTTTGACAG TACTGACGCAAGTGAGAATGACCGGATGTATCGGAGCATGCATCGGTGCCCATGCTGCAAAGTTGGCGGCTAATCGCGTGCTGGAGGTTCTTCCATCAGGATATTTGAGATGTTTTAGCATCTTAGATTGGTGA
- the LOC131242660 gene encoding protein ARV 2-like isoform X1 encodes MEKRCVHCGNPVKTLLLQYSPGNIRLMKCDKCKAVADEYIECDITILSIDLILHKRKAYRHLLYNVLHRDAVGVEGILWKSIFGYLFLDACRHLISNNSKEEFASSTSSLSSIPACGKMLMEILLGNFAFFGFLVFATRFLMKSSQVIWNKDVLLAILVSSYFKIFLIAMMVWEFPSSVLFIIDVFVLSSNAVALTVLTQVRMTGCIGACIGAHAAKLAANRVLEVLPSGYLRCFSILDW; translated from the exons aTGGAGAAACGGTGCGTGCATTGCGGGAATCCGGTGAAGACGCTACTGCTGCAATATTCCCCTGGAAACATCCGATTGATGAAATGC gATAAATGCAAGGCGGTCGCAGATGAATACATCGAATGCGATATCACT ATTCTTTCAATCGATCTGATTTTGCATAAGCGGAAGGCGTACCGGCATTTGCTCTACAATGTTCTTCATCGTGATGCAGTTGGTGTCGAG GGTATATTGTGGAAGTCAATTTTCGGTTATCTATTTTTAGATGCAT GCAGGCATCTGATTTCAAACAATAGTAAAGAAGAATTTGCTTCATCCACAAGTTCTTTGTCATCAATTCCAGCATGTGGAAAG ATGTTGATGGAGATTTTATTAGGGAATTTtgcattttttggatttttagtTTTTGCGACCAGATTTCTGATGAAGTCATCTCAAGTCATTTG GAACAAAGATGTTCTTCTGGCTATCCTTGTTTCAAGCTACTTCAAGATTTTTCTCATAGCCATGATG GTTTGGGAATTTCCATCTTCCGTGCTTTTCATAATTGATGTCTTTGTTCTTTCGTCCAATGCAGTGGCTTTGACAG TACTGACGCAAGTGAGAATGACCGGATGTATCGGAGCATGCATCGGTGCCCATGCTGCAAAGTTGGCGGCTAATCGCGTGCTGGAGGTTCTTCCATCAGGATATTTGAGATGTTTTAGCATCTTAGATTGGTGA
- the LOC131244065 gene encoding uncharacterized protein LOC131244065 encodes MQQTPEKRSSDLRIWIVSSLFFLFILSGGTFLGMYITHPETTDNGWYPIAGMVLVAIPWFFWFMTFVYRCCIKEEIKKRVGALQATNGGGAGPAAGATASGADPTVEDSLDDAWRVGVEPPGNEGPDRGEGMEKGRDSHDSSRTSRESEMPLNVTMSA; translated from the coding sequence ATGCAGCAGACGCCGGAGAAACGATCAAGCGACCTGCGGATATGGATCgtctcctctctctttttcctatTCATACTGTCCGGCGGGACGTTCTTGGGGATGTACATCACCCACCCCGAGACAACAGACAATGGATGGTACCCAATCGCCGGCATGGTTCTCGTCGCCATCCCATGGTTTTTCTGGTTCATGACATTTGTGTACAGATGCTGTATAAAAGAGGAGATCAAGAAACGGGTCGGAGCATTACAGGCCACGAACGGTGGTGGAGCCGGCCCTGCCGCTGGTGCGACAGCATCCGGAGCTGATCCAACGGTTGAAGATTCTCTAGATGATGCTTGGCGAGTTGGGGTGGAGCCCCCAGGAAATGAGGGTCCGGACCGGGGTGAGGGGATGGAGAAGGGTAGGGACTCACATGATTCTTCTCGTACCTCACGTGAGAGTGAAATGCCATTAAATGTCACCATGTCAGCTTGA
- the LOC131242661 gene encoding protein kinase STUNTED isoform X1, with amino-acid sequence MKLRRLGSEKEESGPFDGNQMIRTVVVGVKLDPPSRELLTWALVKVAQPGDRVIALHILPNTEVLDQNGKSSLLSLVKAFESVLSVYEGFCNLKQQIDLKLKICRGTAIRKILVQEAKSFTATTIIVGTTRNHRALGLSTSTAKYCAKKLPLDCSVLAVNNGKVVFQRKSTPAVALKESRNDANNRYRPTSLLSVFHRTLSKNCTASNSRALALPWTVEDSSGKSGNQEACHDQGSKSNCGGITIDKNSSHGLKSASRKCSVCATDSVSSSKEGGNDSLALVPAKTVDAGSTTVSLMMRQLPELKPGWPLLRQTILPERQTLDRSKVRQISVVQWALRLPTRHSTAAIHPDHKPMNAGGMTATTMGTVGDRPNLDGESGAIVLVGNTASPPADDGGSEILPKELESLQEKYSSMCRLFSYRELLLATSNFSSDMLIGKGGSSQVYKGCLPDGKELAVKILKSSEDMLKEFVLEIEIITTLHHKNIISLFGFCYEKNKLILVYDFLPKGSLEENLHGKKDHVVLSWDERYKIAINVAEALDYLHSRSAQSVIHRDVKSSNILLADDFEPQLSDFGLATWASMSSSHITCRDVAGTFGYLAPEYFMYGKVNEKIDVYSFGVVLLELLSGRKPINNEYPKGQESLVMWAKPILQSEKVMQLLDPSLGDTYDNDQMEKMVMAASLCIRREPRFRPRMGLILKLLQGDDEVTKWARSQVNTSEVFDEMDDEAYSALNIQSHLNLALLDVDEDALSVSSIEQGINYITANKSLEDYLRGRWSRSSSLD; translated from the exons atgaagttgaGAAGGTTAGGTTCTGAGAAGGAAGAAAGTGGGCCTTTTGATGGTAATCAGATGATCAGGACCGTCGTCGTTGGTGTGAAACTCGACCCTCCCAGCCGGGAATTGCTTACTTGGGCTCTTGTCAAAGTAGCCCAACCAGGAGACAGAGTCATTGCTCTCCATATCCTCCCCAACACAG AGGTGTTGGACCAAAATGGTAAATCTTCGCTTCTCTCCCTCGTTAAAGCGTTTGAGTCTGTTCTCTCTGTCTATGAAGGGTTCTGCAACTTGAAACag CAGATCGATCTCAAGCTCAAGATCTGTCGGGGCACAGCCATCCGCAAGATTTTAGTACAAGAGGCAAAATCATTCACGGCCACTACGATCATCGTCGGGACGACGAGGAACCACCGAGCGCTTGG GCTTTCTACTTCAACTGCCAAATACTGCGCGAAGAAACTTCCTCTTGATTGTTCAGTTTTGGCGGTGAATAATGGGAAGGTGGTGTTTCAAAGGAAATCGACGCCTGCTGTTGCCTTGAAGG AGTCGAGAAATGACGCGAACAATCGGTACCGGCCGACTAGTTTATTGAGTGTATTCCATAGAACCTTGAGCAAGAATTGCACGGCCTCAAATAGCAGAGCTCTGGCACTTCCATGGACGGTGGAAGATAGTAGTGGGAAGAGTGGCAATCAGGAAGCTTGCCACGATCAGGGCTCGAAATCGAACTGCGGCGGAATCACCATTGATAAGAATTCATCACATGGGTTGAAATCAGCGAGTCGAAAGTGTTCGGTTTGTGCTACTGACTCTGTGTCCAGCTCAAAAGAAGGCGGCAATGATTCCTTGGCTCTGGTTCCTGCGAAGACTGTAGATGCTGGCTCGACCACCGTCTCACTCATGATGCGTCAATTGCCCGAGTTGAAGCCCGGTTGGCCCCTCCTCCGACAGACGATCTTGCCCGAAAGGCAAACTTTGGATAGATCCAAGGTTAGACAGATCTCCGTAGTCCAGTGGGCATTGCGGCTGCCCACCCGGCATTCCACAGCAGCAATTCATCCAGATCACAAGCCTATGAACGCCGGCGGCATGACTGCAACAACCATGGGTACTGTTGGGGACAGACCCAATTTGGATGGAGAGAGTGGGGCGATCGTTCTGGTAGGAAACACAGCCTCTCCTCCAGCAGATGATGGTGGGTCAGAAATCTTGCCGAAGGAATTGGAGTCACTTCAGGAGAAGTATTCATCTATGTGCAGATTGTTCAGCTATCGGGAACTCCTGTTGGCAACATCCAACTTCTCCTCAG ACATGTTGATTGGGAAGGGAGGCAGTAGCCAGGTTTACAAGGGGTGTCTTCCTGACGGTAAAGAACTGGCAGTGAAGATCTTGAAATCATCTGAAGACATGTTAAAAGAATTTGTTTTGGAAATTGAGATCATCACTACCTTACATCACAAGAACATAATCTCCTTGTTTGGATTCTGTTATGAGAAAAACAAACTCATCCTGGTTTACGATTTCCTACCGAAAGGGAGTTTGGAAGAAAACCTTCATG GGAAAAAAGATCATGTTGTCCTCAGTTGGGATGAGAGATATAAGATTGCTATCAATGTAGCTGAGGCACTTGATTATCTACATAGCCGCAGTGCTCAGTCCGTTATCCATAGGGATGTGAAATCATCGAACATCCTTCTGGCTGATGATTTTGAGCCACAG CTATCCGATTTCGGACTCGCTACCTGGGCATCGATGTCCTCATCACATATAACATGCAGAGATGTTGCAGGGACATTTGG ATATTTGGCTCCTGAATATTTCATGTATGGGAAGGTAAATGAGAAAATCGATGTGTACAGTTTCGGCGTTGTACTCCTTGAACTTCTTTCAGGGAGAAAGCCCATCAACAATGAGTATCCAAAGGGCCAAGAGAGCTTGGTCATGTGG GCCAAGCCAATTCTACAAAGCGAGAAAGTCATGCAGTTGTTGGATCCGAGTTTGGGCGATACATATGATAATGATCAAATGGAGAAGATGGTCATGGCGGCTTCCCTCTGTATCAGACGTGAACCTCGGTTTCGGCCTCGGATGGGCCTT ATCTTGAAGCTACTTCAAGGGGATGATGAAGTAACCAAGTGGGCCAGATCACAGGTTAACACTTcagaggtgtttgatgaaatggatgATGAAGCATATTCAGCACTGAACATCCAGTCCCACCTCAACCTTGCCTTGcttgatgtagacgaagatgcgCTTTCCGTCAGCAGCATCGAGCAGGGCATAAATTACATAACTGCAAACAAGTCCTTGGAGGATTACTTGAGGGGGAGATGGAGCCGTTCATCAAGCTTGGACTGA
- the LOC131242661 gene encoding protein kinase STUNTED isoform X2, translating into MKLRRLGSEKEESGPFDGNQMIRTVVVGVKLDPPSRELLTWALVKVAQPGDRVIALHILPNTEVLDQNGKSSLLSLVKAFESVLSVYEGFCNLKQIDLKLKICRGTAIRKILVQEAKSFTATTIIVGTTRNHRALGLSTSTAKYCAKKLPLDCSVLAVNNGKVVFQRKSTPAVALKESRNDANNRYRPTSLLSVFHRTLSKNCTASNSRALALPWTVEDSSGKSGNQEACHDQGSKSNCGGITIDKNSSHGLKSASRKCSVCATDSVSSSKEGGNDSLALVPAKTVDAGSTTVSLMMRQLPELKPGWPLLRQTILPERQTLDRSKVRQISVVQWALRLPTRHSTAAIHPDHKPMNAGGMTATTMGTVGDRPNLDGESGAIVLVGNTASPPADDGGSEILPKELESLQEKYSSMCRLFSYRELLLATSNFSSDMLIGKGGSSQVYKGCLPDGKELAVKILKSSEDMLKEFVLEIEIITTLHHKNIISLFGFCYEKNKLILVYDFLPKGSLEENLHGKKDHVVLSWDERYKIAINVAEALDYLHSRSAQSVIHRDVKSSNILLADDFEPQLSDFGLATWASMSSSHITCRDVAGTFGYLAPEYFMYGKVNEKIDVYSFGVVLLELLSGRKPINNEYPKGQESLVMWAKPILQSEKVMQLLDPSLGDTYDNDQMEKMVMAASLCIRREPRFRPRMGLILKLLQGDDEVTKWARSQVNTSEVFDEMDDEAYSALNIQSHLNLALLDVDEDALSVSSIEQGINYITANKSLEDYLRGRWSRSSSLD; encoded by the exons atgaagttgaGAAGGTTAGGTTCTGAGAAGGAAGAAAGTGGGCCTTTTGATGGTAATCAGATGATCAGGACCGTCGTCGTTGGTGTGAAACTCGACCCTCCCAGCCGGGAATTGCTTACTTGGGCTCTTGTCAAAGTAGCCCAACCAGGAGACAGAGTCATTGCTCTCCATATCCTCCCCAACACAG AGGTGTTGGACCAAAATGGTAAATCTTCGCTTCTCTCCCTCGTTAAAGCGTTTGAGTCTGTTCTCTCTGTCTATGAAGGGTTCTGCAACTTGAAACag ATCGATCTCAAGCTCAAGATCTGTCGGGGCACAGCCATCCGCAAGATTTTAGTACAAGAGGCAAAATCATTCACGGCCACTACGATCATCGTCGGGACGACGAGGAACCACCGAGCGCTTGG GCTTTCTACTTCAACTGCCAAATACTGCGCGAAGAAACTTCCTCTTGATTGTTCAGTTTTGGCGGTGAATAATGGGAAGGTGGTGTTTCAAAGGAAATCGACGCCTGCTGTTGCCTTGAAGG AGTCGAGAAATGACGCGAACAATCGGTACCGGCCGACTAGTTTATTGAGTGTATTCCATAGAACCTTGAGCAAGAATTGCACGGCCTCAAATAGCAGAGCTCTGGCACTTCCATGGACGGTGGAAGATAGTAGTGGGAAGAGTGGCAATCAGGAAGCTTGCCACGATCAGGGCTCGAAATCGAACTGCGGCGGAATCACCATTGATAAGAATTCATCACATGGGTTGAAATCAGCGAGTCGAAAGTGTTCGGTTTGTGCTACTGACTCTGTGTCCAGCTCAAAAGAAGGCGGCAATGATTCCTTGGCTCTGGTTCCTGCGAAGACTGTAGATGCTGGCTCGACCACCGTCTCACTCATGATGCGTCAATTGCCCGAGTTGAAGCCCGGTTGGCCCCTCCTCCGACAGACGATCTTGCCCGAAAGGCAAACTTTGGATAGATCCAAGGTTAGACAGATCTCCGTAGTCCAGTGGGCATTGCGGCTGCCCACCCGGCATTCCACAGCAGCAATTCATCCAGATCACAAGCCTATGAACGCCGGCGGCATGACTGCAACAACCATGGGTACTGTTGGGGACAGACCCAATTTGGATGGAGAGAGTGGGGCGATCGTTCTGGTAGGAAACACAGCCTCTCCTCCAGCAGATGATGGTGGGTCAGAAATCTTGCCGAAGGAATTGGAGTCACTTCAGGAGAAGTATTCATCTATGTGCAGATTGTTCAGCTATCGGGAACTCCTGTTGGCAACATCCAACTTCTCCTCAG ACATGTTGATTGGGAAGGGAGGCAGTAGCCAGGTTTACAAGGGGTGTCTTCCTGACGGTAAAGAACTGGCAGTGAAGATCTTGAAATCATCTGAAGACATGTTAAAAGAATTTGTTTTGGAAATTGAGATCATCACTACCTTACATCACAAGAACATAATCTCCTTGTTTGGATTCTGTTATGAGAAAAACAAACTCATCCTGGTTTACGATTTCCTACCGAAAGGGAGTTTGGAAGAAAACCTTCATG GGAAAAAAGATCATGTTGTCCTCAGTTGGGATGAGAGATATAAGATTGCTATCAATGTAGCTGAGGCACTTGATTATCTACATAGCCGCAGTGCTCAGTCCGTTATCCATAGGGATGTGAAATCATCGAACATCCTTCTGGCTGATGATTTTGAGCCACAG CTATCCGATTTCGGACTCGCTACCTGGGCATCGATGTCCTCATCACATATAACATGCAGAGATGTTGCAGGGACATTTGG ATATTTGGCTCCTGAATATTTCATGTATGGGAAGGTAAATGAGAAAATCGATGTGTACAGTTTCGGCGTTGTACTCCTTGAACTTCTTTCAGGGAGAAAGCCCATCAACAATGAGTATCCAAAGGGCCAAGAGAGCTTGGTCATGTGG GCCAAGCCAATTCTACAAAGCGAGAAAGTCATGCAGTTGTTGGATCCGAGTTTGGGCGATACATATGATAATGATCAAATGGAGAAGATGGTCATGGCGGCTTCCCTCTGTATCAGACGTGAACCTCGGTTTCGGCCTCGGATGGGCCTT ATCTTGAAGCTACTTCAAGGGGATGATGAAGTAACCAAGTGGGCCAGATCACAGGTTAACACTTcagaggtgtttgatgaaatggatgATGAAGCATATTCAGCACTGAACATCCAGTCCCACCTCAACCTTGCCTTGcttgatgtagacgaagatgcgCTTTCCGTCAGCAGCATCGAGCAGGGCATAAATTACATAACTGCAAACAAGTCCTTGGAGGATTACTTGAGGGGGAGATGGAGCCGTTCATCAAGCTTGGACTGA